A stretch of the Gossypium hirsutum isolate 1008001.06 chromosome D07, Gossypium_hirsutum_v2.1, whole genome shotgun sequence genome encodes the following:
- the LOC107950066 gene encoding uncharacterized protein yields the protein MTGTEDRSRGGDQPPDLQIQAITRTLQRLLENALEPIHSRLDKIEGGGSQSVHNEHNDENDIEHSPRVNQRLGRTVDYNISNIKVAIPSFQGRSDPDAYLTWESKGNRSVEDYFKEMEMSMMRANIVEDREATMARFLAGLNSEIANIVEMQHYVELDDMVHMAIKIEKQAPQPPLRIRELGESSKPKPPIADNGRGKQPMVAPERSRDIQYFKCLGRGHVASQCPNRRVMLMREDGEIESDSEEDVHELPTKEDEENDLEITESGQVKDEQQRETIFHTRCKVQDKVCVVIIDSCSCTNVASSVMVDRLGLKTTKHPNPYKLQWLNDGGELKVTKQVVVLFSIGNYKDEVLCDVVSMDATHLLLGRPWQYDKRAMHDGKKITLAPLTPSQVIEDQTSLKKSKEVAKEKKKMSVYASSREIRKCLSSHQSLFILMFKDHCLLAEFPADLPASILSLLQEFEDVFPKETPKGLPPHRGIKHQIDFIPGATIPNRPAYRTNPEETKELQRQVAELMDKGYIRENLSPCAVPVLLVPKKDGSWRMCVDCRAVNQITIKYRHPIPRLHDMLDKLCGAVIFSKIDLKSGYHQIRMREGDEWKTAFKKKLGLYEWLVMPFGLSNAPSTFMRLMNRVLRSFIGKFCVVYFDDILVYSKTLQDHVEHLRAVLQTLREERLYGNVEKCVFCTDRLTFLGYIVSAQGVEVDHEKIKAIQEWPRPTSITQVRSFHGLASFYRRFVPNFSSITAPLTGIIKKNSNFLWGKEQEDAFLKIKDCLTKAPVLALPDFVI from the exons ATGACAGGAACAGAAGATCGTAGTCGTGGTGGAGATCAACCACCAGATTTGCAAATTCAAGCTATTACTCGCACCTTGCAACGTCTATTAGAAAATGCATTAGAGCCTATACACTCTCGTTTGGACAAGATTGAAGGGGGTGGTTCACAATCTGTCCATAATGAACATAATGATGAAAATGACATTGAACATTCACCAAGGGTGAATCAACGACTAGGACGCACAGTTGATTATAATATTTCTAACATTAAAGTTGCCATACCTTCTTTTCAGGGACGTTCAGATCCAGATGCTTATCTGACATGGGAAAGCAAG GGCAACAGGAGCGTTGAGGACTATTTCAAGGAGATGGAGATGTCCATGATGCGTGCAAACATAGTTGAGGACCGTGAGGCGACTATGGCTCGGTTTTTGGCAGGTTTAAATTCTGAAATAGCAAACATTGTTGAAATGCAACATTATGTTGAGTTGGATGACATGGTGCATATGGCGATCAAAATTGA GAAACAAGCACCACAACCGCCATTACGGATTCGAGAGCTAGGCGAATCCAGCAAACCAAAGCCTCCCATTGCTGATAATGGACGTGGCAAACAACCAATGGTGGCACCAGAACGATCAAGAGATATTCAGTACTTTAAGTGCCTTGGTAGAGGACATGTTGCTAGCCAGTGTCCTAATCGGAGGGTTATGTTGATGCGAGAAGATGGAGAGATCGAGTCAGATTCTGAGGAAGATGTACATGAACTCCCGActaaagaagatgaagagaatGACCTAGAAATTACTGAATCTGGTCAA GTGAAAGACGAGCAACAACGTGAGACTATCTTTCACACACGATGCAAGGTTCAAGATAAGGTATGTGTTGTGATTATTGATAGCTGTAGTTGTACTAATGTTGCTAGTTCAGTGATGGTTGACAGATTAGGTCTTAAGACGACAAAGCATCCGAATCCGTACAAGTTGCAGTGGTTGAATGATGGTGGAGAACTTAAAGTGACGAAACAAGTGGTTGTACTGTTTTCAATTGGAAACTACAAGGACGaggtcctttgtgatgttgtgtcGATGGATGCTACTCACCTTCTTTTGGGGCGTCCTTGGCAGTATGACAAGAGGGCAATGCATGATG GTAAGAAGATTACTTTGGCTCCTTTGACACCGAGTCAAGTAATTGAAGATCAAACAAGCTTGAAAAAGAGTAAGGAAGttgcaaaggagaagaaaaagatgaGCGTATATGCAAGCAGTCGAGAAATCAGGAAATGTCTTTCCTCTCACCAATCcttgtttattttaatgtttaaagatcattgtttattGGCTGAGTTTCCTGCTGATTTGCCTGCATCGATTCTGTCCCTTTTGCAAGAGTTTGAGGATGTGTTTCCGAAAGAAACACCGAAGGGATTACCACCTCATCGTGGCATTAAGCACCAGATTGATTTCATTCCAGGTGCCACcattccaaatcgaccagcttatcgtACTAaccctgaagagacgaaagagcTTCAAAGGCAAGTTGCAGAATTGATGGACAAGGGTTATATTCGAGAAAATCTGAGTCCATGTGCTGTTCCGGTGTTGTTAGTAccgaagaaagatgggtcttggaggatgtgcgtagattgTAGAGCTGTGAATCAAATTACAAttaagtatcgtcatcctatccCTAGACTTCATGACATGTTGGACAAGCTTTGCGGAGCCGTCATCTTCTCCAAAATTGACTTGAAGAGTGGATATCATCAGATTCGCATGCGAGAAGGCGACGAATGGAAGACAGCCTTCAAAAAAAAGCtaggtttgtatgaatggttagtgatgccttttggtttaagtAATGCACCTAGTACTTTTATGCGACTAATGAACCGTGTTCTGAGATCTTTTATTGGAAAGTTTTGTGTTGTGTACTTTGATGACATTTTAGTTTATAGCAAGACTTTGCAGGATCACGTAGAACATCTGAGAGCtgtattgcagactttgagagaaGAAAGATTGTATGGTAACGTAGAGAAATGTGTGTTTTGTACTGACAGACTTACATTTCTTGGTTACATTGTGAGTGCACAGGGTGTTGAAGTTGATCATGAGAAAATAAAGGCAATTCAGGAATGGCCACGACCGACATCGATTACTCAGGTTAGATCATttcatggtttagctagtttttatcgACGGTTTGTTCCTAACTTCAGTTCTATTACCGCACCCCTAACCGGAATTATTAAGAAGAATTCCAACTTCTTGTGGGGTAAAGAACAAGAAGATGCCTTTCTAAAAATTAAGGATTGTTTGACAAAAGCACCAGTGTTAGCCTTACCTGACTTTGTGATAtga